One window of Marinomonas primoryensis genomic DNA carries:
- a CDS encoding 3-deoxy-D-manno-octulosonic acid transferase yields MWLYQALLVLFTPLILLKIRRFKKTYVHYRAQEALGFWPAVKADLWIHCASVGEVLAARPLVLQWREKFPARRLLITTMTPTGAEQVVKEFPFAEHRYLPMDWSSSVSRALKKLDCKHLLIVETELWPNLLKHAKQCGLRIDVVNARLSDRSFQRYQKFSLVSRPLFKLPDSFLAHAQADADRFEALGAKKVLVTGSIKFDLAVAPEVLQANWRRQLGSRFVWMGGSTHHGEDDMLLRIHKVLLQKYPDALLILVPRHPERFDAVYVLAKQSFERIALRSQTPPDQWCDFDVVIGDSMGEMMNYYQACDVAFVGGSLIKRGGHNPIEPALLGKAIIVGPHTFNFLDITNQLLQVNGAVRCEDEAHLQSAVVTLAGQSSQRYRLGQIALRFAEKNQGAVTRVLAEIDFR; encoded by the coding sequence ATGTGGCTGTATCAAGCTCTATTGGTTTTATTTACGCCATTAATTTTATTAAAAATTCGGCGATTTAAAAAAACGTATGTACATTATCGGGCGCAAGAAGCCTTGGGCTTTTGGCCTGCGGTTAAGGCTGACCTTTGGATTCACTGTGCCTCAGTCGGAGAAGTTCTTGCGGCTCGGCCTCTGGTACTTCAATGGCGAGAAAAATTTCCAGCGCGTCGTCTTTTAATTACCACCATGACGCCAACAGGCGCAGAGCAGGTAGTCAAAGAGTTTCCTTTTGCTGAGCATAGATATTTGCCGATGGACTGGAGTAGCAGTGTTAGCAGGGCGCTGAAAAAACTTGATTGTAAGCATCTATTGATTGTTGAAACAGAGCTTTGGCCTAATTTATTAAAACACGCTAAGCAGTGTGGTTTGCGTATCGATGTCGTGAATGCGCGCTTGAGCGATCGTTCCTTTCAGCGTTATCAAAAATTCTCTCTTGTTTCTCGCCCTTTATTTAAATTACCTGATAGCTTTTTAGCTCATGCGCAAGCGGATGCTGATCGTTTTGAGGCGCTTGGTGCAAAAAAAGTATTGGTTACCGGAAGTATTAAATTTGACCTCGCGGTTGCTCCTGAGGTTTTGCAGGCTAATTGGCGTCGGCAGCTTGGTTCGCGTTTTGTCTGGATGGGGGGAAGTACTCATCATGGCGAAGATGACATGTTATTGCGTATACATAAAGTGCTTTTGCAAAAGTATCCAGATGCTTTATTAATCTTGGTTCCTCGTCATCCTGAGCGCTTTGATGCGGTTTATGTTTTGGCGAAGCAGTCTTTTGAGCGGATTGCGCTACGCAGTCAAACTCCACCAGATCAATGGTGTGATTTTGATGTGGTGATTGGGGATTCTATGGGTGAAATGATGAATTATTATCAAGCTTGCGATGTCGCTTTTGTCGGTGGGAGCTTGATTAAGCGCGGTGGTCATAACCCCATTGAGCCTGCGCTACTGGGTAAAGCGATTATTGTTGGGCCTCATACCTTTAATTTCTTAGATATCACTAATCAACTGTTGCAGGTGAATGGCGCCGTGCGGTGTGAGGATGAAGCGCACTTACAAAGTGCTGTCGTTACTCTTGCTGGTCAATCTTCTCAGCGATATCGGCTAGGGCAAATAGCGTTGCGTTTTGCTGAGAAGAATCAAGGCGCAGTGACACGGGTTCTTGCGGAAATAGACTTCCGCTGA
- the thiB gene encoding thiamine ABC transporter substrate binding subunit: MKKLSFSTLLTTSLMTLSATLGVAFSSATLAAETLNVYTYDAFASDWGPGPKIKANFEKECGCELNFVALDSSVGILSRAQFEGKSSQADVLLGLDLNLMEAAKKSGLLAEHNVNTSAVTIAGGWKDKVFVPFDQGNFAFIYNSETLKNPPTSLKEIVDNQNLRVIYQDPRTSTPGLGLLLWVKSVYGDGAADAWGRLASHTVTVTKSWSDAYGLFLKGEADVVLSYTTSPAYHIVAEGVTKYKAAQASEGLYPQIEVAAMMKSAPNPELAKRFMQFILQPGFQSTVATGNWMLPVVKLNEALPAAFDSALQPTKVLTLPASDVAKNRKAWVNEWLNATTR; this comes from the coding sequence TTGAAAAAACTTTCCTTTAGTACACTTCTCACCACGTCTTTAATGACTTTAAGTGCAACCTTAGGCGTGGCGTTTTCTTCTGCTACGTTGGCGGCAGAAACGCTTAATGTTTATACGTATGACGCTTTTGCCTCTGACTGGGGCCCAGGCCCAAAAATAAAAGCCAACTTTGAGAAAGAGTGCGGCTGTGAACTGAATTTCGTGGCACTCGATTCTTCTGTTGGTATTTTGTCTAGAGCTCAATTTGAAGGGAAGTCTTCTCAGGCTGATGTGTTGCTAGGTCTAGATCTGAATTTAATGGAAGCGGCGAAAAAGAGTGGCTTGCTTGCTGAGCATAATGTTAATACTTCTGCTGTGACCATTGCTGGTGGTTGGAAGGATAAGGTGTTTGTACCATTTGATCAGGGCAATTTTGCCTTTATTTATAACTCTGAAACATTAAAAAATCCCCCCACAAGCCTTAAAGAAATTGTTGATAATCAAAATCTACGAGTGATTTATCAAGACCCTAGAACCAGCACGCCGGGTTTGGGGTTGTTGTTGTGGGTAAAATCGGTTTACGGTGATGGCGCTGCAGATGCGTGGGGGCGGTTGGCAAGTCATACCGTTACTGTGACGAAAAGCTGGTCTGATGCTTATGGTTTGTTCTTGAAAGGTGAAGCGGATGTTGTGCTGAGTTACACCACATCTCCGGCTTATCATATCGTCGCGGAAGGTGTCACTAAGTATAAAGCGGCGCAGGCCAGTGAAGGTCTTTATCCACAAATTGAAGTGGCGGCCATGATGAAAAGTGCACCTAATCCTGAGCTGGCAAAACGTTTTATGCAGTTTATTCTGCAGCCTGGATTTCAATCAACGGTGGCGACGGGTAACTGGATGTTGCCTGTTGTTAAGTTAAATGAAGCGTTGCCGGCAGCGTTTGATAGTGCATTACAACCCACTAAGGTACTTACTTTGCCAGCGAGCGATGTGGCTAAAAATCGTAAGGCTTGGGTGAATGAGTGGCTGAATGCCACGACACGATAA
- the thiP gene encoding thiamine/thiamine pyrophosphate ABC transporter permease: MLSFRAIKGLLPALLGVVFFLLMGAASLAALLRYSDISSWSEYLYEPYLWRVVRFSLWQALLSSGVSLLIAIPVASCLIHRQFRGRAILLQLFAVSMVVPTIVAILGLVVVYGRTGWLSQIFGLQIPLYGLVGILLAHVFFNMPLAVRLLLQGYDLIPSGQWRQASQLGFSRWSAFRLIEWHYMKKVLPGAFVLIFMLCFSSFAVVLSLGGGPKSSTLEVAIYQALRFDFDLNKASFLSLLQVTICTLFAVVVYRIAPINQQDVSVLAVKSYPVKDSFLAKGADCMALLCVLVLVIPPFLAIFDPIFSPLFLTTLLSSGLWQAVLVSLKIALPAAIISLSLGVCFVVLARFCMTRQYLSVLPSKLEHLGNMILMVPGLVIATGLFLWLRDLGWGFQSSYWIVVWVNAVMALPFVLRALMPVLYQQERRFRNLYLSLGIQSWSRWCLEWPLIRASVAQAFGYALLLSLGDMGVIALFGSQGLVSLPLYLFQLIGSYRLEEGACVAVVLISLCLILFYCSSRLIGGKTVSGKMTGGNFHVNH; the protein is encoded by the coding sequence TTGCTTTCTTTTCGTGCTATTAAAGGCCTACTTCCGGCGTTACTGGGAGTGGTTTTTTTCTTATTAATGGGAGCGGCCAGTTTGGCGGCTCTTTTGCGTTATAGTGACATCAGTAGCTGGTCTGAGTATTTATACGAGCCCTACTTGTGGCGTGTGGTACGTTTTTCCTTGTGGCAGGCCTTGCTGAGCAGTGGTGTTAGTCTGTTGATCGCTATTCCGGTAGCGTCTTGTCTTATTCATCGCCAGTTTCGTGGTCGAGCTATTTTATTGCAGCTTTTTGCCGTGTCTATGGTCGTACCAACCATTGTGGCTATTTTAGGTTTGGTGGTGGTTTACGGTCGTACTGGCTGGTTGAGTCAAATTTTTGGCCTACAAATTCCTTTGTATGGGCTAGTGGGTATTTTACTGGCCCATGTGTTTTTTAATATGCCTTTAGCAGTGCGTTTGCTGCTACAAGGTTATGATTTGATTCCCTCCGGTCAGTGGCGCCAAGCTTCTCAGTTAGGATTTTCACGTTGGTCTGCATTTCGTTTGATTGAATGGCATTATATGAAAAAAGTACTGCCGGGTGCGTTTGTACTGATTTTTATGTTGTGCTTTTCCAGCTTTGCCGTGGTGTTGAGCTTGGGCGGTGGACCAAAGTCTAGCACCTTAGAGGTGGCTATTTATCAGGCGTTAAGATTTGATTTCGATTTGAATAAAGCAAGTTTTCTATCCTTGTTGCAAGTGACTATTTGCACTTTGTTTGCGGTGGTTGTTTATCGCATCGCACCTATTAATCAACAAGATGTCAGTGTATTAGCGGTAAAGAGCTATCCGGTGAAAGATTCCTTTTTAGCGAAAGGCGCAGACTGCATGGCTTTATTGTGTGTGTTGGTTCTGGTTATTCCGCCATTTTTAGCTATTTTTGATCCGATCTTTTCCCCTTTATTTTTAACGACCCTATTGTCATCTGGATTGTGGCAGGCGGTGTTGGTCTCTTTAAAAATAGCCTTACCCGCTGCGATAATAAGCTTGTCGTTGGGTGTGTGTTTCGTTGTGCTGGCACGTTTTTGTATGACACGACAATACTTGAGTGTTTTACCGAGCAAGCTTGAACACCTTGGAAATATGATTTTAATGGTGCCAGGGTTGGTTATCGCGACGGGATTATTTTTGTGGCTACGTGATCTAGGTTGGGGTTTCCAATCCAGTTATTGGATCGTGGTTTGGGTGAACGCTGTGATGGCGCTGCCTTTTGTATTGCGTGCTCTAATGCCTGTGTTGTATCAACAGGAGCGCCGTTTTCGTAACCTATACTTAAGTTTGGGTATTCAGTCTTGGTCACGGTGGTGTCTGGAATGGCCTTTAATTCGCGCTAGTGTCGCGCAAGCATTTGGTTACGCGCTTTTGCTCTCTCTTGGTGATATGGGCGTGATCGCGTTATTTGGCAGTCAGGGATTAGTGTCGTTGCCTTTGTATCTTTTCCAATTGATTGGCTCGTATCGTTTAGAAGAAGGGGCTTGTGTTGCTGTGGTGTTGATTTCCCTTTGTTTGATTTTATTTTATTGCTCATCTCGCCTTATTGGTGGAAAGACAGTCAGTGGAAAAATGACGGGAGGTAATTTCCATGTTAACCATTAA
- a CDS encoding ATP-binding cassette domain-containing protein yields MLTINLQYNWETFHADYQVNIAPGMTTLLGGSGEGKSTLLHLLGGFLEGRGELSFNGDSLLALPAYERPISTLFQSDNLFPQLTVWQNVAIGLSPSLFLNIEQQEKVDWALGKTQLVDKKGRFPQALSGGQAQRVAIARALVRKKPILLLDEPFSALDPALREEMLYLVNDVTQELGLTTLLISHLPREASLVGGRVILIEGGRVVAHEPVSVLDQENAPPLFSDYLGASHRST; encoded by the coding sequence ATGTTAACCATTAATCTTCAATATAATTGGGAGACCTTTCACGCGGATTATCAGGTGAATATTGCGCCAGGCATGACAACCTTGCTTGGGGGGAGTGGCGAAGGGAAAAGTACCTTATTGCATCTCTTGGGAGGTTTTCTAGAAGGGCGTGGTGAGTTGAGTTTTAATGGCGACTCTTTATTGGCGTTGCCGGCCTATGAAAGGCCTATCTCTACATTATTTCAGAGTGATAACCTGTTTCCACAATTGACGGTTTGGCAAAATGTAGCGATTGGCTTATCGCCTTCTTTATTTTTGAATATTGAACAACAAGAGAAAGTGGACTGGGCATTAGGAAAAACACAGCTTGTTGATAAAAAAGGGCGTTTTCCACAAGCTTTGTCTGGAGGTCAAGCTCAGCGAGTTGCGATTGCTCGGGCGCTGGTGCGCAAAAAGCCCATTTTGTTATTAGATGAGCCTTTTAGCGCCTTAGACCCTGCATTGCGTGAAGAAATGCTTTATTTGGTCAATGATGTCACTCAAGAGCTTGGTTTAACCACCTTGTTGATATCCCATTTGCCTCGTGAAGCGAGCCTTGTTGGCGGGCGAGTTATCTTAATAGAAGGAGGGCGAGTGGTGGCTCATGAACCTGTCTCTGTATTGGATCAAGAGAATGCCCCCCCGCTTTTTTCCGATTATCTTGGTGCTTCTCACCGTTCGACTTGA
- a CDS encoding glycosyl transferase: MISKIVKKIKQRKLIIRNMRDINSLIRTEVKIEQLQYMALNSDRPLIADECQLGSPVIVSLTTFSKKIHEVHLAIESIAQQSIRPDKIILWLDEDEFAMENIPSILIKQINRGLEVKFFSNIKSYKKIVPTLIIFPDSYIITIDDDVLYANNMIDILVKEQNRFPKMIIGHRGHRMTFDGANLPKPYKQWDYDVNDDIGSHNIMLTGCGGIIYPPKSLHLDATKIDIFQKLSPNADDLWLKVMAIKNDTRCKKTEHSDGGLALKGHRNIGLAQMNVKNGGNDQQLKKLIEYYKIKFD; the protein is encoded by the coding sequence ATGATATCTAAAATAGTCAAAAAAATAAAACAAAGAAAGTTGATTATACGTAATATGAGAGACATTAATTCACTTATAAGAACAGAGGTGAAAATAGAGCAGTTGCAATATATGGCGTTAAACTCAGATAGGCCTTTAATTGCAGACGAATGTCAACTTGGTAGTCCAGTAATTGTAAGCTTAACAACTTTTTCAAAAAAAATCCATGAAGTGCATTTAGCTATAGAGTCCATTGCTCAGCAGTCGATTAGACCTGATAAAATAATACTTTGGCTAGATGAAGATGAGTTTGCAATGGAAAATATTCCAAGTATATTAATAAAACAAATTAATAGAGGCCTTGAAGTTAAGTTTTTTTCTAATATAAAGTCTTATAAAAAAATAGTTCCAACATTAATTATTTTTCCTGATTCTTATATTATAACTATAGATGATGATGTTCTATATGCTAACAATATGATAGATATCTTAGTAAAAGAGCAGAATCGCTTCCCCAAAATGATAATTGGCCATAGAGGTCATAGAATGACTTTTGATGGAGCTAATTTACCGAAACCATACAAGCAGTGGGATTATGATGTTAATGATGACATAGGTTCCCACAATATAATGCTAACAGGGTGTGGTGGTATAATATACCCACCAAAATCATTGCATCTCGATGCTACAAAAATTGATATATTTCAGAAATTAAGTCCAAATGCTGATGATTTATGGCTTAAAGTAATGGCGATTAAAAACGATACTCGATGTAAGAAAACAGAGCATTCAGATGGTGGTCTTGCATTAAAGGGTCACAGAAATATAGGGTTGGCACAAATGAATGTGAAAAATGGAGGGAATGATCAGCAATTAAAAAAATTGATAGAATATTATAAAATTAAGTTTGATTAA
- a CDS encoding DMT family transporter — protein sequence MLDENELLKKGIVMTIAYAFVMSVTALAAKQAQTMITVSTLVFWQSLFCVLILLPQMRGRWQKRPLSVWKIHFLRSFGGFVGFLFYYWALNHIPLIEASLLRTCAPLCVPFVVLMLHRTKIPRARWLPLVIGFIGVAFVIQPTPSHLNPWHLIGFISAIGLALSMVTTRMLSHQVSGQETLFVYFLVSTLLSLPLVFIQGDSLLLPVEVWPLVAVVSITLYVGMYLYNKAYTYAPASIVSPVSYIGVVFSGFWGLIVWKHVPDGFAILGMLFIFLSILISTRMAKKLG from the coding sequence GTGTTAGATGAAAATGAGCTATTAAAGAAAGGCATTGTGATGACAATCGCTTATGCATTCGTTATGTCAGTTACCGCATTGGCGGCGAAACAAGCTCAGACCATGATTACGGTGTCGACTTTGGTTTTCTGGCAAAGCCTATTTTGTGTTTTGATTTTGTTACCGCAAATGCGTGGACGTTGGCAAAAACGGCCTTTATCTGTCTGGAAAATTCATTTTTTACGCAGCTTTGGTGGTTTTGTTGGCTTTCTCTTTTATTACTGGGCGCTGAATCATATCCCTTTGATTGAGGCTTCTTTGTTACGTACTTGTGCGCCATTGTGTGTGCCATTTGTTGTTTTGATGTTGCATAGAACTAAGATTCCTAGGGCTAGATGGTTGCCTCTAGTGATTGGTTTTATTGGTGTCGCTTTTGTTATTCAGCCTACGCCCAGTCATTTGAATCCTTGGCATTTAATCGGTTTTATATCGGCAATAGGCTTAGCGCTTTCAATGGTGACAACGCGAATGTTGTCTCATCAAGTGTCAGGTCAGGAAACCTTATTTGTGTATTTTCTGGTGTCGACATTACTGTCGCTTCCGCTGGTATTTATCCAAGGAGATTCCTTGTTGTTGCCGGTTGAGGTTTGGCCTCTTGTTGCTGTGGTTTCTATTACGCTTTACGTTGGTATGTATCTTTATAACAAGGCGTATACCTATGCGCCGGCGAGTATTGTGTCTCCTGTTAGCTATATTGGTGTTGTGTTTAGTGGTTTCTGGGGGCTAATTGTCTGGAAGCATGTGCCTGATGGTTTCGCCATTCTAGGGATGCTGTTTATCTTTTTAAGCATCTTGATCAGTACTCGAATGGCGAAAAAATTGGGTTAA
- a CDS encoding DMT family transporter, translated as MPAFIYLLLPIFFWSGNYILGRLTVSDGIDPFSISFLRWSLACLIILPFAYKKLWREREIIAKNWPLLVLFGWLGICNYNLFLYIGLTSTTVTNAVLLNSIMPVMILITARLLLGSKTSWLQNTGIMISTVGAVTIVSRGSLDTFLHLSISHGDLWIIVAAISWAIYSVMIVRRPKEMSLIGFFACTALIGTLCQAPLFFLFGDSQLSSFTTENWLSILYMSVFASIGAFLCWNTGIQKLGAATAGHFIHLLPVFSIGLSVLFLGESLFRFHYVGIALIFSGIFVATILNKKLKPAT; from the coding sequence ATGCCAGCGTTTATCTATCTATTACTTCCCATTTTTTTCTGGTCAGGCAATTACATTTTAGGTCGTCTGACCGTTTCTGATGGAATTGACCCTTTTTCGATTTCTTTCTTACGCTGGAGTCTTGCCTGCCTCATTATCTTACCTTTTGCCTATAAAAAGCTGTGGCGAGAACGAGAAATCATTGCAAAGAACTGGCCTCTACTGGTTCTTTTTGGCTGGCTTGGCATCTGTAATTACAATCTATTTTTGTATATAGGCCTAACATCGACCACCGTCACAAACGCGGTACTGTTAAATTCAATCATGCCCGTTATGATCCTCATTACCGCCCGCTTGCTGCTTGGAAGCAAAACGTCTTGGTTACAGAATACTGGCATAATGATTTCTACTGTGGGTGCTGTCACCATAGTGAGTCGTGGCAGCCTAGATACCTTTTTGCACCTCAGCATTTCACATGGAGATTTATGGATCATTGTCGCCGCTATTAGCTGGGCCATTTATTCAGTGATGATTGTCAGACGACCAAAAGAAATGTCATTGATCGGTTTTTTTGCCTGTACCGCTTTAATCGGCACTCTCTGTCAGGCACCGCTATTCTTTCTTTTTGGTGACAGTCAGCTCAGCAGCTTCACCACAGAAAATTGGCTAAGCATTCTTTATATGAGTGTATTCGCTTCAATTGGCGCTTTCCTATGTTGGAACACTGGCATACAAAAACTCGGTGCTGCGACGGCGGGCCATTTCATTCACCTTCTCCCCGTATTCAGCATCGGATTGTCTGTGCTATTTTTAGGGGAAAGTTTGTTCCGTTTTCACTATGTTGGCATCGCACTGATCTTCTCTGGTATTTTTGTCGCAACAATATTAAATAAAAAACTAAAGCCCGCGACTTAA
- a CDS encoding DMT family transporter, protein MNKFSKNTQAMIFGLGAVLLWSTVATAFSISLKHLSPTQLLLIANLVSLVFLVSLLALKGELTQLLSYARQSWKSSLFFGAINPFLYYLILLQAYNTLPAQEAQAINYTWAIMLSFMAVPILKQRLKMADYIAAGACYFGVLYISTRGQIGSLEFSNVTGVAFALLSTVIWAFYWLLNTKDKRPSLIGLTLNFTFALPLIIVFSAVTGELSHWDTGGLWGAVYIGLFEMGLSFVLWNKALKLTSNASQVANLIFLAPLLSIVWLSQFAGEPILNSTLVGLACILIGLFIQNWAKRTKQQKI, encoded by the coding sequence ATGAACAAATTTTCAAAAAACACTCAAGCTATGATATTCGGTTTAGGTGCTGTCTTACTTTGGTCCACGGTTGCGACGGCGTTTTCAATATCACTAAAGCATTTATCACCAACACAACTTTTGCTTATCGCAAACCTAGTTTCTCTGGTTTTTCTGGTTTCTCTGCTCGCCCTTAAAGGAGAGTTAACACAGTTACTCTCTTACGCTAGACAGTCCTGGAAATCTTCTCTTTTTTTTGGCGCCATTAACCCTTTTCTTTATTACTTAATATTGCTTCAAGCCTATAACACGCTGCCAGCTCAGGAAGCTCAAGCCATTAACTACACTTGGGCTATTATGTTGAGTTTTATGGCCGTTCCTATTCTTAAGCAACGCTTGAAAATGGCAGACTACATTGCGGCAGGAGCCTGCTACTTTGGTGTGCTCTACATTTCCACTCGTGGACAAATTGGTTCTCTGGAGTTTTCGAATGTCACAGGCGTTGCTTTCGCGCTACTGAGTACCGTTATCTGGGCATTTTATTGGCTGCTAAACACCAAAGATAAACGCCCAAGCTTAATCGGGTTAACATTAAACTTCACCTTCGCTTTACCGCTTATCATTGTCTTTTCAGCGGTAACAGGTGAATTAAGCCATTGGGATACAGGTGGACTATGGGGCGCTGTTTACATAGGGTTGTTTGAAATGGGGCTTAGCTTTGTCTTATGGAATAAGGCATTAAAGCTGACATCCAACGCGAGTCAAGTCGCCAACTTAATTTTCCTTGCGCCGCTATTATCCATTGTTTGGTTATCTCAGTTTGCAGGTGAACCTATTTTAAACTCAACACTGGTTGGGTTAGCCTGCATTCTAATTGGCCTATTTATACAAAACTGGGCAAAAAGAACAAAGCAACAAAAAATATAA
- a CDS encoding MipA/OmpV family protein: MIKKASLALLLLAPFSAQADSSLGIIGAQSESLYKDTGSESRALPNLSYTGERFYFRLPEIGYHLLPKTPAQNLAVGLSYERTGFDPDDSDDANIRLLDDRDDSIMAFASYQIGPITTKLAQDVSGKHDGFYAQISAGYPILVAAWKIIPSITYRYMDSKMSNHLFGVSQSESIKTGGVIAAYDSPSISRITYGVRGIYPLTQSVNLMLGVHQTQYHNTILKSPIIEDNTVTSVLAGIVLSF; encoded by the coding sequence ATGATAAAGAAAGCGTCACTAGCATTACTGTTACTTGCCCCTTTCTCGGCTCAGGCTGACAGCAGCTTAGGCATTATAGGAGCCCAATCAGAATCCCTTTACAAGGACACAGGCTCTGAATCAAGGGCCCTCCCAAACCTATCCTACACCGGCGAACGCTTCTATTTTCGCCTACCGGAAATAGGCTATCATTTATTACCTAAAACCCCCGCACAGAACCTTGCCGTTGGATTATCTTACGAAAGGACAGGGTTTGACCCAGACGATTCTGACGACGCCAATATAAGATTACTCGATGATAGAGACGACAGCATCATGGCCTTTGCCTCTTATCAAATAGGTCCCATTACCACAAAATTAGCACAAGACGTAAGTGGTAAACACGATGGCTTTTATGCACAAATTTCGGCAGGTTACCCAATCCTTGTTGCTGCCTGGAAAATCATTCCGTCCATCACTTATCGTTATATGGACAGTAAAATGAGCAACCATCTGTTTGGCGTTTCACAAAGTGAATCAATAAAAACGGGTGGCGTGATTGCGGCCTATGATTCACCCTCAATTTCTCGTATTACCTATGGGGTGAGAGGTATTTACCCATTAACTCAAAGCGTCAATCTCATGCTGGGCGTACACCAAACCCAATACCACAATACTATTTTAAAAAGCCCTATTATCGAAGACAATACCGTCACCTCTGTGTTAGCAGGCATTGTGCTTTCCTTTTAA
- the rpsF gene encoding 30S ribosomal protein S6, producing the protein MRHYEIVFLVHPDQSEQVPAMVERYTNLITEDGGQVHRLEDWGRRQLAYPINKIHKAHYVLMNVECSDSVLSELNDTFRYNDAIIRNLVIRCKDAVTDVSPIKASEGREDRRPAPQREERSHENTDEVAEESED; encoded by the coding sequence ATGCGTCATTATGAAATCGTCTTTCTGGTTCACCCAGATCAAAGTGAACAAGTACCAGCAATGGTTGAGCGTTACACGAACCTAATCACAGAAGATGGTGGTCAAGTTCACCGTCTAGAAGATTGGGGCCGTCGTCAATTGGCTTACCCAATAAACAAAATTCACAAAGCACACTATGTTCTTATGAACGTTGAGTGTTCTGATAGTGTTTTGTCTGAACTAAACGACACTTTCCGCTACAACGATGCAATCATCCGTAACTTGGTGATTCGTTGTAAAGATGCGGTTACTGACGTATCTCCTATTAAAGCTTCTGAAGGTCGTGAAGATCGTCGCCCAGCTCCTCAACGTGAAGAGCGCAGCCACGAAAACACTGACGAAGTAGCTGAAGAATCTGAAGATTAA
- the rpsR gene encoding 30S ribosomal protein S18, giving the protein MARFFRRRKFCRFTAEGVKQIDYKDLETLKGYVTETGKIVPSRITGTKARYQRQLATAIKRARYIALLPYTDSHFN; this is encoded by the coding sequence ATGGCTCGTTTTTTTCGTCGTCGTAAATTCTGTCGTTTTACAGCAGAAGGCGTTAAACAGATCGATTATAAAGATCTAGAAACACTAAAAGGTTATGTTACTGAAACTGGTAAAATCGTACCTAGCCGTATTACTGGCACTAAGGCTCGTTACCAGCGTCAGCTAGCGACTGCGATTAAACGCGCTCGCTATATCGCTTTACTTCCTTACACTGATAGCCATTTTAATTAA